From the Campylobacter concisus genome, the window TTTCTAAACTTCGACTGAAAGCTCCAGCTATAATTTTCATAACAAATTTTATATTTTCTTTTTCAAAGCGAATAATCGCTCTTTCATTTAAAAATTCTGAAATTTTCATAGCCTGGCATAAGAATAAGCCATGTCTTTTGCGTATTTCAGCTACTTTTACATCACTTACAGCCCTTAATGTACCAACATCAAAAAAAGATTTTTTTATGACGATCTTAGCTACTTCATTATTATCAAAATTTGAAGCACTGATCTCTTTTATCTTGCCATCAATCGGCGATAGTAAAGCCAATTTATCATCAGAAAATGGCTCTCTCTCAGGATCTCTGAAAAAATAAAGTCCCAAAAAAAGTAAAATAGCAAAAAGTAGTGGCAAGATCCCAAATAGCAAAGATAAAACAAATAAAATTAGAAAAAATAATATAAATTTATATCCTGCTTTCGCGATATAGCCACTCATTTTTATTCCTCTTTTTTACTCTTTTCGTCTTCTTCGGTCTCTACGAGTCTGCTCTCTAGATCATTTTCGATCTCATAGTTTTTAATGATCTCTCTAACTCTTTTTCCTTCGATCGTTTCTTCTTCATAAAGTGCTGATACCATATTTTCAATAGCACCTTTATAAATTTCAAGCAAACCAAGCACAGCTGTGTATCTTTCATGAAGAAGTGTTTTTACAAACTCATCAACCTTTTCAGCCATCTTATCACTGTAATCTTTGATGCTTTGACCGCCATTTAAAAACGTAGCACGTTGCTTTTCAAGCACCATAAGACCAGCAACATCGCTCATACCATACATACTAACCATAGCTTTTATGATATCGGTCGCGCGCTCTAGGTCGTTGCTAGCTCCAGTTGAAATTTCTTTAATAAATACCTCTTCAGCAGCTCTACCAGCCAAAAGCACATCTACTTCTGCTATCAGTTCATGCTTTTGCATCATAAATTTATTCTCTTCAGGTGTGTTTAGAGTATAGCCAAGTGCCGCAAGACCACGTGGTACGACTGAGACTTTTGTTACCCTTTTTGCACCTTTTGTTAGCTCAGCTATCAAGGCATGACCACACTCATGATAAGTGACGATCCTTTTTTCTTTTGGATTTACGCGGCGAGACTTTTTCTCAAGACCAGCAATCGATCTCTCAACGGCCTCCACAAGATCGGCCTGCTCGACAAAAGTCTTTGACTTACGTCCTGCAAGAAGTGCTGCCTCATTTATGATATTTTCAAGATCAGCACCAGCTAAACCAGTCGTAAGCCTTGCAATATCTTCGATATTTACATCCTTACCAATCTTTACATCTTTCATGTGAACTTTTAAAATGTCGCAGCGTCCTTTAAAATCAGGCTTATCAACAAGCACTTGCCTATCAAATCTACCTGGTCTTAAAAGCGCAGCATCCAAAACTTCAGGTCTATTTGTAGCAGCTATAACAATGACTGGCGACTTGTCCGCATCAAAGCCGTCCATCTCAGAAAGAAGCTGATTTAGCGTCTGCTCTCTCTCGTCATTGCCGCCC encodes:
- the ftsH gene encoding ATP-dependent zinc metalloprotease FtsH — translated: MNNQNNNQNNGNNNGFFNKNPIFIFAIFAIVIVLAFRSFSGDGLGGSFGLNSNAQSKMVAYSEFKDMLKNKQLNEVAISETTIKGIGSDKTIYLAKRINDPTLIGILEQNGITYSVYSENNWFGDLIFSWIIPVFIFFAIWMFIASRMQKNIGGGILGIGSAKKLINSEKPKVKFDDVAGVEEAKEEVQEIVDYLKSPDKYLRLGAKIPKGILLVGPPGTGKTLLARAVAGEASVPFFSMSASSFIEMFVGVGASRVRDLFENAKKEAPAIVFIDEIDAIGKSRNSGPMGGNDEREQTLNQLLSEMDGFDADKSPVIVIAATNRPEVLDAALLRPGRFDRQVLVDKPDFKGRCDILKVHMKDVKIGKDVNIEDIARLTTGLAGADLENIINEAALLAGRKSKTFVEQADLVEAVERSIAGLEKKSRRVNPKEKRIVTYHECGHALIAELTKGAKRVTKVSVVPRGLAALGYTLNTPEENKFMMQKHELIAEVDVLLAGRAAEEVFIKEISTGASNDLERATDIIKAMVSMYGMSDVAGLMVLEKQRATFLNGGQSIKDYSDKMAEKVDEFVKTLLHERYTAVLGLLEIYKGAIENMVSALYEEETIEGKRVREIIKNYEIENDLESRLVETEEDEKSKKEE
- a CDS encoding phosphatidylserine decarboxylase; this encodes MSGYIAKAGYKFILFFLILFVLSLLFGILPLLFAILLFLGLYFFRDPEREPFSDDKLALLSPIDGKIKEISASNFDNNEVAKIVIKKSFFDVGTLRAVSDVKVAEIRKRHGLFLCQAMKISEFLNERAIIRFEKENIKFVMKIIAGAFSRSLEISNVTSLKASRKFGFLGSGEVILYLPRDTKICVSVGESVKAASLLGYFEEGKRDE